A window of the Sabethes cyaneus chromosome 1, idSabCyanKW18_F2, whole genome shotgun sequence genome harbors these coding sequences:
- the LOC128745352 gene encoding apolipoprotein D, which yields MMIRCRHYLRCMLILLILVHQCSTQSGNRRRNRNEKCPRVRAMRNFDLTAMMGYWYVIQYFASSETLPEYSCMQSSFSTADGFVTMNFTYYFSDDPLRNFQRGNITWVIPNYSAPAHWIHAEWTYEEVYNTYVIDTDYRSWGLIMHCAEKTKTQKYLSALMLSREPTLTTNVINFLREKLPRYDIDLSYMFTIPQANCTDTVQDPKQYFKYETL from the exons ATGATGATCAGATGTCGCCACTATCTGAGGTGCATGCTGATCCTGCTCATACTGGTGCACCAGTGCAGTACCCAATCGGGCAATAGAAGACGTAACCGAAATGAAAAGTGCCCCAGA GTACGAGCGATGCGGAACTTCGATCTGACGGCAATGATGGGCTACTGGTACGTGATCCAGTACTTTGCCTCTTCGGAAACCCTACCGGAATACTCCTGCATGCAGAGTTCGTTCTCCACCGCCGACGGATTCGTAACCATGAACTTTACCTACTATTTCTCCGATGATCCGTTGAGAAACTTCCAGCGAGGAAATATCACCTGGGTTATTCCGAACTATTCCGCGCCGGCCCACTGGATTCACGCCGAATGGACCT ATGAGGAAGTGTACAACACCTACGTCATTGACACCGACTACCGCTCATGGGGCCTAATCATGCACTGTGCCGAGAAGACCAAAACCCAGAAGTACCTGTCGGCGCTAATGCTGTCCCGAGAGCCGACCCTAACGACCAACGTCATTAACTTCCTGCGCGAGAAGCTGCCCCGGTACGATATCGATCTGAGCTATATGTTTACGATCCCGCAGGCCAACTGCACCGATACGGTGCAGGATCCGAAGCAGTACTTTAAGTACGAAACGCTTTAA